GCCCAGAGACCAGAAGGCTCCAGAAGAATCACACACTGTCTCTAAATATTGGAAATAGGAGCAGACTAGGTGGGTCTTCCCATTTACAATGATGTTCCTCTGGGACAAACTGTCCCATGGGGATGAACGGGCAAAACTCAAACGTTGTTTCTCTAAGAGGTGTGTGGGCGTTAACCCCAGATGACTGGTGCAGGCTAATGCTCCGTAGAGATGTTGCTTCCTTCAGCTTTGGGAGGGGTAGGACAAGGAAGGCATAAGGCTGTGCCTCCACAGCCTGCCCAGGCAGCTTGTATGTTATTGTCTCTCTACCCCTGATACTGAGTGAGCTGAGAGGGCAGCCTGCTGTGTAATGGTGGGATGACCAGTCAGTGCTGAATAATCCCAAGTGCTAGTTCCTTTATTTTACCAAAATTGTTCCATTCTTAGCCCTTTTTAGAAAGCTGCTGGGAAAGTGCATCCTGCTAAGGTACTTGCAGTCTTTTGCTGTCTCCTCTGCATTTCATGTCCTCAGGGGCTGAGTGGCCTCCCTGGTGTGCAtgttgtgctgctgctccccctcgCCAAACCTCTGTCTCTGCAGCCTCCccattctgctgctgctgctttcatgaAGAGCTGCTTGCTTGTACTTGTGCATGATTAAAAATCTCATACTTGGAAATGGCAGGCTGAGGCTGCAGCTGAAACTGGGAATTAAATCTGCTTACAGGCAGCTCAAGAGGAGGAATGTTTCTGTCTCTGCCTTTTGCCTGTGATTCACCATGCActgggaaaaatggaaaataaagggGTCAAGACAGCCTGGAGAGTGGAGGACAGAACAGATGATAACAGAAACCTTTTCTGCACAGTGTGTTTGGGAAGCAGAGCTAACCTTCAGGAGAGCATCTATTAACCAAAATGAAGCCAGTGATTACCACTCAGATGAAAATTGTGATTTCTTTCACTACAATTGCAGAGAAGATGGTGTTGGGCTGGGAGGGGTTGCACTACAATTTCAAGCCAAATGAGGCTAGAAAGGGGCAAGAAATAAGGTGAGCATGAAGAAACTGAAAGGAACCTCTGGACCAGGGAGGTCAAAGGGCTGAAAAAAGAAGAGCTTGGCTGCTTAAGCCATATTTTATTTGCACTGGGGTGTCCATTAATGTGTCCACTGGAAAGTTGATGGCAGTCAGTGCTTGGAGGGGAAGTCCCAGGCAGACTCACAGTTGAGTGTATGCTGCAATTTAGTGGAGATGGTAAAAGTGAAAAAGTTACATGGTAGGGAAATGATATGTGCAAGGACAGATTTTCCTCAACCTCACTAGAAATTTCCCAGGGAGCATGACTGCCTCTtgctgctccccagctggagGCCGTATCACAGGCATTTTCCATAAGAACAGCACACATTACATTTCCACTGCCTTTTGCTGATGCTTCAGCTCCTGCACCAAAGGGTGAAGGTGTTAAAACATTACAAGAAAATGGATCTTAAAAATATTCCTGATGTGTCTTAATCTTTCCAGTATGTGGCTTCTTAATAGGAACAGAGCAATTTTCTGCTCAATATTTCTACAAAAGCCGTGTGTGGCACTGATTCTCTGCTGTGAAGGATTGCAGCCTCTGGAGGTCTCAGTTCCGGAAAAGCTCCAAGCAACCGAAACAAGGGTTTAATGAGATGAAACATGTGTGGCAACGTTAGCCATGACAACATtatcagctttgctgctgctgataaATCCCAGGGGCATTTCCCATCCCAGCAAGCTTCGGTAAAATCCTcaagggcatttcttttctcctagcACCTGGGTAATGCCATGCCGTGACTCATCTGCTTTTGTACTGTCAAAGCATGTTCAGTTCTGTGCAATGTGACTGACCACCTGATGTTTGGATCTGCTCTATCAATTACCTGTTGGGTCAGTTGTCCTCTGGATGAAAATTTAGTGACACTTTAGTGACACTTGGGTGTGTTTTAAAGAGAACTGTATACCCATATAGCCAGTTCGGGTGAACTAGCCCAACCTCTGCTTGCTTTCCCAGCTGGATTTTCAGTCAAACTTCCAGTACAGTGTTAACAAAACACAGGTGGAGAGAAGGGACTCAGTAATAGCTACAGGAGCCCTCACTCTCCTCTCCTTCTGTGAACTTCACTGTAAAACTTAAAATGTCACATTTCCTCCATGCACAATTAAAAAGCCTCAGTTGAAAAAGCCAGGACAGCTTGACTCTGCTGCCCACACACCAATAGCCCAACAGCAGTGAAAGTCAATGGCAGTAAACAACATTCCTTGCAACCTAGACAGGAAATGCTGAGGACCCTCTCCACCTGGAATAGctaacaaacagcagcagtgacagcctCTCCATACGCCTTGTGAGTAATCAGTACCCCTCACCCCTGTTCTTGATGGCTTTCTTTATAAATACACAGCTTCTCACCTTGTCAGCGTTTTGGACTTTTCCTCTTTAGCACAGCTTCATCTATTTCTCCCCTGAGATTTGAAGTATTGGGTGTAATGTGCCTTTGTATTTCTAATATAAGGGTGCCAGTGAATTGCCAGATACCTTTACCTCTACTTTCTTCCATTCTCTGTGACCACGTGCATGCGACGAGCTCTCAACTCTCCATCTTTTCAGTGCTAATGCTTGGACTCTGCAGTTGTGTTGCCAAGAGGGGAGCTTTCTCTGCAGAAGAAAATTTACTTCCCGTGGTGTTGTCAGCTATGGCAATTATTGCAGATTCAGCTGAAACTTCCAAATACACATGATCTGGCTTATTGATGTTGTAAGTATGAACTGAGTGTCACAGACCACAAAATGTTTTATGGGCAAGGGAAAGAGCACAGCTCTGTCATTATTGTGGTAGAATCTGTTTGATTCAGCACCAAAGGGGCTTCTTCGCTGCTGTAAGATGAAAACAGACTGCATTAAGACACCAGTGAGTTTCAACTGCTGATTTCTCCTTCAAGCAGAGCTCTTACATTTTTTTACTAGAAAGAAACTTTTCACAAAATCCATGGCTGGCTCAGGCCTAGAATTTTATTCAATCCATTCAAAAAATAGACAGAACTATAAGGTGGCACATATTGTCAGAGAGTACAAATGTCACATCTTTGTTTATACAGTTTAATTTAAATCCATAGATTAAGACAGTGAAATAATTGCCCTGGGTGAGAAAATAATTAGGGGTCTCCCATGAAAGGACAAGTTTTTAGGTAAGCATTCACACAAATGTATCTGGTTAAGCATAACTTTTTCTATTCtctataaaaatataaacagcATTTCAAAATGTCTTTAGATACGTACGTTGAGATCATCTAACATGGCATTGATGTACTGACAGAATACAGGACCTGGGCATGTCAAACTACATTTATTCATCCTCACCCAGACAAAACTAAAACATTTTGTATTAACATCAGCACAACACAACATAATGAAAGAAACAATATCAAAGCAAAGACACACAAGTATGATGTTCCTCCTCCCACAGGAATTCCTtatctttattttgtttgtagTTTTTGCTAACATGGCAATGACCAAGACAAAAGTGGCACTTTAGCACAGGTTAGTTGTAACTCAGCATCAAGTATAACTTGTCTTTCCCAGAAAGTAACGTTGCTGGGAAGTGACATGTGCCAGGATCTAATTAAGGGCTCTCACTGGCATGTGTTTTACCTGTGAAGTATTACTTTGATACAGACTGTAGCATGTGACAGGAGGACAAGTGCAAATTACAAGGGCAGAATCTTGGCTTCCCAGACAGCAGAACCAGGTGTGACATGTTAAGACTGAACAGtattttaaaggcaaaaaaaatttaaacaaattaatgaaatttaaaaaatagcaaaTTCATCTAAACTTTAAATAGTGGGATGTAGAGTGTTCCTGGTACAGCTGTCATAAGTGCACCCCTAGGTTTCCCAGGGATGCAATCTGATAAGATAAACACCTAATAACTGTTGCAAGAACTTATTGTACCCACACAGATTAAAAGGTTCAAATGTACTGAATATATTAGTCACAGGTCTAATCacataatttcctttttcccaATCCTAATTTTTTACCAGAGCAGCTCCCCCATTAGCTGCATGTTTATATAGCAGAGCACTCGATGTTTTACTTGACTAGCACAGATGCCAACAAGGGCTGATATTTTCCAGTTAAAGTGATCTACAAGAGAAACAAAACCTAAGGGAAGGGTCAGGTTTCAGATAAAGGCTGGACATTTTGAACTCTGGACAAAGTGACAGGTATTTTTGATTCTCCTGGTGCTGGCGCTTTTGTGACTGGGTTTGCATGGGCTTTAATATCAGCTATTCTCTCTTTAAATCTTTGCTGGAGGTACTTCTCTTCTTTGGAGTAACTTTTAGCAAAAGCAGACATCAGCAGACATGCTGCCACGGTGGACCCTCCAACACAGAATAAGATTGCTCCTGCCAGCTTGCATATATCAAGGGACCCATTGAACTGAACAGCACGGGTATCCACAACAACAAAATCATCCTTCCCAAGGGCTTCGATTTTCGGTGGCACAAGAAAACCCACTACAAGAACAGCTACACCTATCAGCATAAAAGCCGTCCCAGAGATGAGTCCGacctggaaaacaaagaaagaaagaaacaaaccccCAGTTAATTTCCAGTTTTTCCATTTCCCCTTCCAGTTTTCAGTTGGGAAGTGCTCCTAGGAGGCATTTATCTTTCACTACGTCTTGCAGATACAGTTCTCCCTCCTAGGAGAAGGCAGGTATTTTTCTCTTAGGATATATGAGGCCCTACTGGAACTACAAGTGGAAAAACTGTCTTTTTACAACTCATATTTATATAATTGAGTATTGACATTTCTGGAAACAATGGAATATGGATTGCTATCTCTACATAGCATTTCATGTTGAAAAGCCCCATCAGAGAGAGGATCACAGTTTAACCCCAGTGCTGTGTACTGATTATTCCTTTAGCTTTAGCTGGTGGTTAGCACCAACTTCAGTCCCTGCTGGTAGTCTGTCACATCCACCACTTGCTTTTGCTTTGTGAGATGTCATTCCTTTGGAGGGATTAGAAGGAAGTTGCTATTGCCATAGGAACGGATCACAGAGTGTTTATAGCATATTTCAAGTGTAACTACAAAATTTGGTTCGCCCAGAATGTTCCTGGGGGTAGGGATCATCAGGGGGTAGGGTTTGGATGGCCTCACAGGCCCCACCCAACCTCTGCTCTTCTCCAGTTCTGTCAAATTCCCCGACCTTAATGGAGATCTTTTGGTTTTCTTGATCCCTAGGTCACACTGCACTTAACCTACCAGTCCCATTCCCAGCAGTCTGGCAGGACTTCTATGGGTCCAGAGCAGAGGTAAACTACACTTTCAAGATGTATGTGAGGTTTCCAGACAAGACTTTGGTGTTTCAGTGACATTGGGACAGAGAAACTAGATGATCCAAAGACCCCAGGGACCTGACATATTTTGGTAAGAGTGCTCTGCTATCAGGCATAGTTATTTGGCCACCTCAGGCAAAACTGGGCAATGAAAGGCCTTTCTGGAT
This genomic interval from Aphelocoma coerulescens isolate FSJ_1873_10779 chromosome 2, UR_Acoe_1.0, whole genome shotgun sequence contains the following:
- the NRSN1 gene encoding neurensin-1; its protein translation is MSSYADICGSKHAQGSTEGGHQRYGVRSYLHQFYEDCTASIWEYEDDFQIQRSPSRWSSVFWKVGLISGTAFMLIGVAVLVVGFLVPPKIEALGKDDFVVVDTRAVQFNGSLDICKLAGAILFCVGGSTVAACLLMSAFAKSYSKEEKYLQQRFKERIADIKAHANPVTKAPAPGESKIPVTLSRVQNVQPLSET